A DNA window from Bacteroides cellulosilyticus contains the following coding sequences:
- a CDS encoding M6 family metalloprotease domain-containing protein, with the protein MKKPFLVFISMLFFLLESHAAPVRNLKTLVLQPDDTELSLYASGDEFFHRLHDENGYTIIAGDDGYYYYGIQSSDGKKIVPSIYRADQPIPLLAGILPNIGISTKAYAERMEYFKTYSTISLKEQSQTRSTHKGIINNIVIYISFKDQQTFLTKRSVYDARLNSMTNSAGSLKHYYDEVSYGQLDIQSYHFPATDDMGTVTTGYVDYRNRGFYRAYNATTNPEGYSSSTETVAREHSLVVNAIDALRSEIEQTLTAEEIDSDNDGYVDNICFVIQGRSDGWSDLLWAHRWSLYTRECYIHDKRVMDYVFQPENQVTTNTLCHEMFHALGAPDLYHYNDDAKYLDPVGNWDLMNNGWCHMGAYMKWKYSGQMWVTDMPQITASGRFNVVALAKGPENVCYKIASTSPDEYYVVEYRKKEGIYEKNIPRSGILVYLINTKVTEGNRNGPPDEVYIYRPYGTLESNGNIDEAAYPTTKGPVITNHTYPTPFLSNGEDGGLRLSNIEINGDIASFDIEIITTDIHEVEKEDVVVYADGYLIIKNAEGISQIEICNMQGIVVKTITDLSNQIPITDLSSGIYIMRVNTSLGEYIKKMIIK; encoded by the coding sequence ATGAAAAAGCCTTTTTTAGTGTTTATCAGTATGCTTTTCTTTCTTTTAGAAAGTCATGCAGCTCCCGTCAGAAATCTAAAAACATTAGTATTGCAACCCGATGACACTGAATTATCACTCTATGCTTCGGGAGATGAATTTTTCCACAGGCTTCATGATGAAAATGGTTATACTATTATTGCAGGAGATGATGGTTACTATTATTATGGAATTCAATCATCAGATGGAAAGAAAATAGTGCCTAGTATTTATAGAGCGGACCAGCCTATTCCACTTTTGGCAGGCATTTTACCCAATATAGGCATCAGTACGAAAGCATATGCTGAAAGGATGGAATACTTCAAAACATATTCCACCATATCATTGAAGGAACAGTCGCAAACCCGTTCGACCCATAAGGGGATAATAAACAATATTGTTATATACATTTCTTTCAAAGACCAACAGACTTTCTTAACTAAAAGAAGTGTATATGATGCCCGATTAAATAGCATGACTAATAGCGCAGGATCTCTAAAGCACTATTATGATGAGGTTTCTTATGGGCAATTAGATATTCAATCATACCATTTTCCGGCTACAGACGATATGGGAACGGTTACAACTGGTTATGTTGATTACAGAAATCGTGGCTTTTACCGGGCATATAATGCAACTACGAATCCGGAGGGTTATAGTAGCAGCACGGAGACCGTTGCACGTGAACACAGTTTAGTGGTAAATGCAATTGATGCTTTGAGAAGTGAAATAGAGCAAACTCTCACAGCAGAAGAGATAGACAGTGACAATGATGGCTATGTGGATAACATCTGTTTTGTCATACAAGGAAGAAGTGATGGGTGGAGTGATTTGTTGTGGGCACATCGTTGGTCACTCTACACTAGAGAATGTTATATTCACGACAAGAGGGTTATGGACTACGTCTTTCAGCCGGAAAATCAAGTAACTACCAATACTCTTTGCCATGAGATGTTTCATGCTTTAGGGGCTCCGGACCTATATCACTATAATGATGATGCCAAATATTTAGATCCAGTGGGAAACTGGGATCTAATGAACAATGGATGGTGCCACATGGGAGCTTATATGAAATGGAAATACAGTGGGCAAATGTGGGTTACAGATATGCCACAAATCACGGCATCAGGACGTTTTAATGTCGTAGCTCTTGCTAAAGGGCCTGAAAATGTATGTTACAAGATAGCATCTACGTCGCCTGATGAATATTATGTTGTTGAATATAGGAAAAAAGAAGGCATTTATGAAAAAAATATCCCTCGCTCCGGAATATTGGTTTATTTGATAAATACCAAAGTTACAGAAGGAAATAGGAATGGACCACCCGATGAGGTATATATCTATCGTCCTTATGGTACATTGGAAAGTAATGGAAATATTGATGAAGCTGCTTATCCTACTACTAAAGGTCCTGTGATTACGAATCACACCTATCCAACTCCCTTCCTATCCAATGGAGAAGATGGAGGACTACGATTAAGTAATATTGAAATTAATGGGGATATAGCTTCTTTTGACATTGAAATAATAACAACTGATATCCATGAGGTGGAAAAAGAAGATGTGGTCGTGTATGCAGACGGGTATTTGATTATAAAGAATGCGGAAGGAATAAGTCAAATAGAAATTTGCAATATGCAAGGAATAGTCGTTAAGACTATTACCGACTTATCGAACCAGATTCCTATAACGGACTTATCAAGTGGCATTTATATTATGCGTGTCAACACCTCATTAGGTGAATACATCAAGAAAATGATAATTAAATAA
- a CDS encoding Calx-beta domain-containing protein encodes MKIFKYFSLAMGLLLAVTSCDDNEPTSFTSDMAHVAFSSSTAKVNEDGESIQIPITLAALPGALSVTVNLTVSSEGSALPAVEGEDFTVDTKTLTFSEPGTQYVTITPIDNDEFAGGTKTFTISIASVSPELLKSVQNSISVSIIDDDHPLSAIIGQYVLSCTSNYDGPIEFEVAISASEEDTYILMMDLGYGTFPVKVQEVDGEYQLTIAAAQNIGKYSKYDVIAYCAFIEGDKIKYSTTQAHSATFDHGVITFEEGMYIAAVEDGTVAGALDLFLPGTIVLTKK; translated from the coding sequence ATGAAGATATTTAAATATTTCAGTTTGGCGATGGGGTTACTTTTAGCTGTGACTTCCTGTGATGATAATGAACCTACTTCATTTACTTCGGATATGGCGCATGTTGCATTTTCCAGCTCGACAGCCAAAGTTAATGAAGATGGTGAATCAATTCAGATTCCTATTACCCTTGCCGCTCTTCCGGGAGCACTCTCCGTAACAGTAAATCTTACAGTTTCATCAGAGGGTTCTGCACTTCCTGCTGTAGAAGGGGAAGACTTTACTGTTGATACGAAGACTTTAACATTTTCGGAGCCCGGAACGCAATACGTGACTATTACTCCTATTGATAATGATGAATTTGCTGGTGGTACCAAGACTTTCACGATTTCAATTGCTTCTGTTTCACCGGAGCTCTTGAAGAGTGTGCAGAACAGTATTTCCGTTTCTATTATTGATGATGATCATCCGTTATCTGCTATAATCGGGCAGTATGTATTATCCTGTACCAGCAATTATGATGGACCTATTGAGTTTGAAGTCGCTATTTCTGCTTCTGAAGAAGATACTTATATTCTAATGATGGATTTAGGGTATGGTACATTCCCAGTGAAAGTTCAAGAAGTAGATGGCGAGTATCAACTGACAATAGCTGCAGCGCAAAATATAGGTAAATATTCTAAGTATGATGTTATTGCATACTGCGCCTTTATTGAAGGTGATAAAATCAAATATAGTACAACCCAAGCGCATTCTGCTACATTTGATCATGGTGTTATCACATTTGAAGAAGGCATGTATATAGCAGCAGTCGAAGATGGAACAGTTGCGGGAGCACTTGATTTATTCCTGCCCGGAACAATTGTGCTTACGAAGAAATAA
- a CDS encoding RagB/SusD family nutrient uptake outer membrane protein: protein MKAIRKIFFPCMLATCLLTSVTGCSGFLEVNSDKELSDKNALEELNDYDMATLGAYESMRTEYYCGLFNKIVMDAMSDNMVLNYEGRKTYNEFADFKFSSNTYGLEGFWSQAYNAILSTNVVIEKLEQEPNDFAGTENEAAAKNLLAECLVLRGYIHFDLVRSFATDYKKANETSLGIPYKTNSEITTPSRNTVKEVYSYIVSDMTKGISLMEDAYNANNNSRVNKKSANALLARVYLTMGDNANAIACAGKAITGDGSDLCEPDDFVKLFSTSMERPEVLFRLAVTAGDNYQPGAAWGQGAVTSYKSEYCVSYNLGQLYQSNDARRAEVKSVQLEDKSYLVPWKYNGRDGEAQAGVVDLPVVRVAEMYLTRAEAYYNSNEQGKALIDLNLVRAKRYKGFEDGTESGQVLERAIQLERRLELAFEGDRFYTLKRRGEELVRDGKGHYADGTGNPAATQEVSASSPFWLLAIPQSEINANPNMVQNQY, encoded by the coding sequence ATGAAAGCAATAAGAAAAATCTTTTTCCCCTGTATGTTAGCGACTTGTTTACTAACATCAGTTACCGGTTGTTCCGGTTTCCTTGAAGTAAATTCAGATAAAGAATTGTCTGATAAAAATGCTTTAGAGGAATTGAATGACTATGACATGGCTACTTTAGGAGCCTATGAAAGTATGAGAACGGAATATTACTGCGGGCTGTTCAATAAGATTGTTATGGATGCAATGTCTGACAATATGGTATTGAACTATGAAGGACGTAAAACCTACAACGAATTTGCAGATTTTAAGTTCTCTTCTAATACTTACGGACTTGAAGGCTTTTGGTCGCAAGCATACAATGCAATTTTAAGTACTAATGTTGTCATCGAGAAATTAGAACAGGAACCGAATGACTTTGCAGGTACTGAAAATGAAGCGGCTGCAAAGAATTTGTTGGCAGAATGTTTAGTGTTGAGAGGCTATATTCATTTTGATTTAGTACGTTCTTTTGCCACCGATTATAAGAAGGCTAATGAAACCTCCTTGGGCATTCCTTATAAAACAAACTCGGAAATCACAACTCCATCCCGCAATACGGTTAAAGAGGTATATTCTTATATAGTAAGTGATATGACTAAGGGGATTTCTTTAATGGAGGATGCATACAATGCCAACAACAATAGCCGTGTGAATAAAAAGTCGGCCAATGCATTGCTGGCACGTGTATATCTGACTATGGGAGATAATGCAAATGCCATAGCTTGTGCAGGAAAGGCAATCACAGGAGATGGTTCTGATTTGTGTGAACCTGATGACTTCGTAAAATTATTTTCTACTTCAATGGAAAGACCGGAAGTTCTATTCCGTCTTGCAGTAACTGCTGGTGATAACTATCAACCAGGAGCCGCATGGGGACAAGGTGCTGTTACTTCATACAAGTCTGAATACTGTGTGTCTTATAACCTTGGACAACTTTATCAGTCGAACGATGCACGTAGGGCAGAAGTTAAAAGTGTACAGCTGGAAGATAAATCATATTTAGTTCCCTGGAAATATAATGGACGTGACGGTGAAGCTCAAGCCGGTGTTGTAGACCTTCCGGTAGTACGCGTTGCAGAAATGTATTTGACGCGAGCAGAAGCTTACTATAATTCAAATGAACAGGGTAAGGCTTTAATTGACCTCAATCTGGTACGCGCAAAACGTTATAAGGGTTTTGAAGATGGAACCGAAAGTGGACAAGTACTGGAAAGAGCCATTCAACTGGAACGCCGTTTGGAACTTGCATTTGAAGGCGATCGCTTTTATACTTTAAAGCGCAGAGGTGAAGAGCTAGTCAGAGATGGTAAAGGACACTATGCAGATGGTACCGGTAACCCTGCTGCAACTCAGGAAGTTTCGGCCTCAAGTCCTTTCTGGTTATTGGCTATTCCGCAAAGTGAAATAAACGCAAACCCCAATATGGTACAAAACCAATATTGA
- a CDS encoding retron system putative HNH endonuclease, producing MKHLTKGNPPELLTRFVIHKQPKTWDDISSIRQQLRKYILEEQGHLCAYTEIRINTIEDCHIDHYHTRNLYPEETFNYDNMLVSCNSERYGAKYKDKQIKIKTDYEELLNPVEERPARYIEFSLTGNVQPVESSIKGEKTISTFNLNERSLVERRKTAIINLLKMKDYLTEEEMLLSFGEFESMIQQLYRELHENL from the coding sequence ATGAAACATTTAACAAAGGGTAATCCCCCAGAGCTACTAACCCGATTCGTTATTCACAAACAGCCTAAAACTTGGGACGATATAAGTTCTATTCGCCAACAGTTACGGAAATACATATTGGAAGAACAAGGACATCTCTGTGCTTACACCGAAATTCGTATTAATACGATAGAAGACTGTCATATAGATCATTACCATACTCGTAATTTATATCCCGAAGAAACTTTCAATTACGACAATATGTTGGTATCATGTAATTCAGAAAGATATGGAGCCAAATACAAGGATAAACAAATCAAGATAAAAACGGATTATGAGGAGTTGCTAAATCCGGTAGAAGAACGGCCGGCAAGATATATTGAATTCAGCTTAACCGGAAACGTGCAGCCTGTTGAAAGTAGTATTAAAGGAGAGAAAACGATATCTACTTTTAATCTGAATGAGAGAAGCCTTGTGGAGCGCCGGAAAACAGCAATTATAAACCTACTTAAAATGAAAGACTATCTTACGGAAGAAGAAATGCTTTTGTCATTTGGAGAATTTGAATCCATGATACAGCAATTATATAGGGAATTGCATGAGAATTTATGA
- a CDS encoding AAA family ATPase, with the protein MKLKHIHIDAYKVFQNFDIDFCHAGKIQELVVITGVNGNGKTTLLRDVISINGPKDMLQGNITIEDAGKTETFVFPDDLNNNSYKKAFSNVLFYKAENESSITQLQNEIIRYVDKFVYVQGKTSFEAYREIQSLIEDIFTGFNLQVRFKGITENKQLVFTNSNGNEFGIEGLSDGEQQILSKAFPLFMDNTEGRVILIDEPEGSLHPSWQTRFVSVLRRCARIKNCQFVLATHSPQIISSVHREEIRIFTRDASDYIKAETCLDGPYGWTVEKVLTEIQGVDLLRVPEVESELAILNRMLEEDEYQSDEFRKRLSFLEETIGYSDRDLVLIRMEVIRKKKRHETFNKG; encoded by the coding sequence ATGAAGCTTAAACATATCCACATTGATGCCTACAAAGTTTTCCAAAACTTTGATATTGATTTTTGTCATGCAGGTAAAATTCAAGAGTTGGTTGTGATCACGGGAGTTAACGGCAATGGAAAGACAACTCTGCTTAGAGATGTCATTTCTATAAATGGCCCTAAGGACATGCTTCAAGGCAACATAACAATAGAGGATGCTGGAAAGACCGAAACATTTGTGTTTCCTGATGATTTAAATAATAATTCTTATAAAAAAGCATTTTCAAATGTGCTTTTTTACAAAGCGGAGAATGAAAGCTCGATCACCCAGCTCCAAAATGAGATTATCAGATATGTTGATAAGTTTGTTTATGTACAAGGAAAAACCAGTTTTGAAGCATATCGTGAAATTCAGTCTTTAATAGAAGATATATTCACCGGATTTAATTTGCAAGTACGGTTTAAAGGGATTACTGAAAACAAACAGCTTGTTTTTACTAACTCCAATGGCAATGAATTCGGAATTGAGGGTTTATCAGACGGGGAACAACAGATTTTATCCAAAGCATTTCCTTTATTCATGGACAATACAGAGGGACGTGTTATTCTAATTGATGAGCCAGAAGGTTCTTTACATCCATCCTGGCAGACACGGTTTGTTTCTGTACTTCGCCGTTGTGCCCGAATCAAGAATTGCCAGTTTGTTCTTGCTACCCATTCACCACAAATTATATCCTCTGTCCATAGAGAAGAAATCCGTATTTTCACTCGTGATGCCAGTGACTATATTAAAGCGGAAACTTGTTTAGATGGACCGTATGGATGGACCGTAGAAAAGGTGTTGACAGAAATACAGGGGGTAGATCTTTTAAGAGTTCCTGAGGTTGAGAGTGAATTAGCAATATTGAACCGAATGCTTGAAGAAGATGAGTATCAAAGCGATGAGTTTAGGAAGAGACTTTCTTTTTTGGAAGAAACAATAGGATATTCAGATCGGGATTTAGTCCTTATTCGGATGGAAGTTATACGTAAAAAGAAGAGACATGAAACATTTAACAAAGGGTAA
- a CDS encoding RagB/SusD family nutrient uptake outer membrane protein, which translates to MKFNIKNYIPVAALGLSLLLSGCGDSFLEKNPSDYITSGDLQEVAKWNPNILMGQALGTYSTTFAMNSGGTGGHDDFGQKSVDIATDLMSGDMVIMQQGYGWFEAAGSLTCTTTTATNYSYQFWRYYYKLIKATNEILDAAGGDDVTPEGEESQIYYAQAKALRAHSYFNLVNLYARPYTEDKTTLAIPIYRTQLTSEAVKKSSVEDVYALIVKDLTDAIPLLDGFKRPSGAKDQIDQSVAKGMLAYVYLTMGDYKNAAKLSQEVIDSKQYTLMNKTEIINSGFASVSIPGWMWAIDLTTSNSPALPTFWGHMDLFTYSYSYAGGEKLIDTELYNSIPASDIRKKWFTEHNAEGEQYELTNWWKFYNSKRIMGNREWYDDEVYMRVAEMYLINAEANARENNLPAARASLKALLDERDADAATTVAAMNQDALLDVIYFNWRLELWAEGRGLLTMKRYKKSITRCAEDAMLPGSTYSYDDKRLTFNIPEREITNNPNLGE; encoded by the coding sequence ATGAAATTCAATATAAAAAATTATATTCCGGTAGCGGCTTTAGGATTATCACTCCTATTGAGCGGTTGTGGCGATTCTTTCCTGGAAAAGAATCCATCAGATTACATTACTTCTGGAGATTTGCAGGAAGTAGCGAAGTGGAACCCTAATATCTTAATGGGACAAGCTTTGGGCACGTATTCTACCACATTTGCCATGAATTCAGGCGGCACAGGTGGCCACGATGACTTTGGCCAGAAATCGGTAGATATTGCAACCGACTTGATGAGTGGGGATATGGTTATTATGCAACAGGGTTATGGATGGTTTGAAGCTGCGGGATCGCTAACTTGTACCACGACTACGGCTACTAATTATTCTTACCAGTTCTGGAGATATTATTATAAGCTCATCAAAGCAACGAATGAAATTCTGGATGCGGCAGGTGGCGATGATGTCACTCCCGAAGGTGAAGAGAGTCAGATATATTATGCGCAGGCTAAAGCTTTGAGAGCTCATTCATATTTTAACTTGGTAAACCTATATGCAAGACCTTATACAGAAGATAAAACAACTTTGGCTATTCCCATTTATCGTACGCAATTAACATCAGAAGCTGTGAAGAAGTCTTCGGTAGAAGATGTCTATGCACTGATTGTGAAAGATCTAACTGATGCGATTCCTTTGTTAGACGGGTTTAAACGCCCTTCAGGTGCAAAAGATCAAATTGATCAATCGGTAGCAAAAGGCATGTTGGCATATGTTTATCTGACTATGGGTGATTATAAGAATGCTGCCAAATTATCTCAAGAGGTTATTGACTCTAAACAATATACCTTGATGAATAAAACTGAAATTATTAATTCAGGATTTGCATCTGTCAGCATTCCAGGATGGATGTGGGCCATTGACTTGACAACAAGCAACTCTCCGGCACTTCCTACTTTTTGGGGACACATGGACTTGTTTACTTATAGCTATTCCTATGCAGGTGGAGAGAAGTTAATCGATACGGAGTTGTATAACTCAATCCCGGCTTCGGACATTCGCAAAAAATGGTTTACTGAACATAATGCAGAGGGTGAACAATATGAGTTGACTAATTGGTGGAAGTTCTATAATTCTAAACGTATTATGGGTAATCGTGAATGGTACGATGATGAAGTTTATATGCGTGTTGCCGAAATGTACCTGATTAATGCAGAAGCTAATGCACGCGAAAACAACTTGCCTGCTGCCAGAGCTTCTTTAAAGGCATTGCTGGATGAACGTGATGCTGATGCGGCAACAACAGTAGCTGCAATGAATCAAGATGCATTATTAGATGTGATATACTTCAACTGGCGTCTTGAACTGTGGGCTGAAGGACGTGGTTTGTTAACTATGAAGCGTTATAAGAAGTCAATTACTCGTTGCGCAGAAGATGCAATGCTGCCGGGTAGCACCTATAGCTATGATGACAAGCGTTTGACATTCAACATTCCGGAAAGAGAGATTACTAATAATCCCAATTTGGGTGAGTAA
- a CDS encoding SusC/RagA family TonB-linked outer membrane protein, translating to MQISYIGMQTQEVMIKPHVKVMMKSDTELLDEVVVVAYGTATKKSFTGSATEIKGEKISLKNPTELSKALSGEVAGVQVMSTSGQPGSNASIRIRGLGSAYSSRSPLYVVDGIPFEADLSGIDPSDIASMTVLKDATATALYGSRAANGVVLITTKKGEKGKTHVEAEIKYGANMRLIPQYDVIDSPERFTELTWEGLKNYAGNRGGMDATQSAAWASKNLFQAQYGIAPIYNMWNADGAQLIDPATGRFNSGITRKYTPEKWDDYIFRTGQKLDASVKISGGNEKLTHYTAFSYLKDEGYYISSDYQRFNVRNNMSNQITPWLKATTSMAYAYMETNKPGQSDSSMNNGFQFINGMPSLFPVFERDADGNIVKDTNIGGNKYDYGMNAGYQRPFGSGINPAGALLLDKDEIVSHQFNGNGSFEAKFLKFFKVTANVGLQYLGSAENELTNPYYGDSAGKGQIVKYQTNYLNFTANQILSWGQSFDKHNFDAFVAHESTSSKKSVAYGGKSKIVRPDNTEWSNGVIMDYLESYTYGYSIESYFGQLRYDYDNKYFLHGTVRADGSSRFAKGNKWGIFGSVGAAWAITNEDFMKDISWLKNLKYKLSWGVLGNQDFITSPVVAGYYPYEDLYTIDNLNDEFTFSFKFKGNPNLTWERSTTINTGIEFNIADILEGEVEYFHKKTTDMLFMKQVAPSLGYASYPVNDGALVNKGVEFSLTAHLLKKKDYKFDFRVNGGYYKNEMTKMPIDETTGMEKPIEISTYYGWAKGHSLYDFYIREYAGVDPETGFALYNQYYNVKANGERDLITDMETYKSKNTINKLEVEKTSDWDKATKKFVDKSGIPTLQGGFGFDLYAKGITFNATFSYGIGGYGYDYNYAAIMHSGTSGSYNWHKDIESRWQKPGDITNVPSLSNDYGGGADGTNYANASSTRFLTSRSFLNLANVRIGYSLPKSIVAKLHLSDLNFFVSGDNLLYWSARKGYVSMASSGNSGNVNDDNKNDSGESGRSQYAPLSTIMGGIKIQF from the coding sequence TTGCAAATTTCGTACATTGGTATGCAAACACAGGAGGTAATGATTAAACCTCATGTGAAGGTAATGATGAAATCAGACACAGAGCTTTTGGATGAAGTTGTAGTAGTTGCATACGGTACTGCTACGAAGAAATCTTTCACAGGTTCTGCTACTGAGATTAAAGGGGAAAAGATATCACTAAAAAACCCAACGGAACTATCTAAAGCTTTGAGTGGTGAAGTTGCTGGTGTTCAGGTAATGTCTACCTCTGGCCAACCCGGTTCAAATGCAAGTATTCGTATTCGTGGTTTAGGCTCTGCATACTCAAGCCGTTCTCCATTGTACGTAGTAGATGGCATTCCGTTTGAAGCTGATTTGAGTGGTATTGATCCCAGTGATATCGCTTCTATGACAGTTTTGAAAGATGCTACCGCTACAGCGCTTTATGGTTCACGCGCAGCAAATGGTGTAGTCTTGATTACAACTAAAAAAGGCGAAAAGGGCAAAACGCATGTTGAGGCAGAAATTAAATATGGAGCCAATATGCGCTTAATCCCACAATATGATGTAATCGACAGTCCTGAACGATTTACAGAGCTTACTTGGGAAGGTTTGAAAAACTATGCAGGCAACAGAGGCGGTATGGATGCCACACAATCTGCCGCATGGGCATCTAAAAATCTTTTCCAGGCACAATATGGTATTGCTCCCATCTATAATATGTGGAATGCGGATGGTGCACAGTTGATTGACCCAGCTACAGGACGTTTTAATAGTGGAATTACACGTAAATACACTCCTGAAAAGTGGGACGATTATATTTTCCGTACAGGTCAGAAGTTGGATGCCAGCGTAAAAATATCCGGTGGCAATGAAAAACTAACCCATTACACTGCTTTTAGTTATTTGAAAGATGAAGGTTATTACATTTCTTCAGATTATCAGCGCTTTAATGTTCGTAACAACATGAGCAACCAGATTACTCCATGGTTGAAGGCTACAACATCTATGGCATATGCATATATGGAAACTAATAAACCTGGACAATCGGACAGCAGTATGAATAACGGTTTCCAGTTTATTAATGGTATGCCTTCTCTATTCCCTGTATTCGAACGTGATGCAGATGGAAATATCGTGAAAGATACAAATATTGGTGGAAACAAATATGATTATGGTATGAATGCCGGATATCAGCGTCCTTTCGGCTCCGGTATCAATCCGGCAGGTGCATTGTTATTAGATAAGGATGAGATTGTTTCACATCAATTCAACGGAAATGGTTCTTTTGAAGCTAAATTCCTGAAATTCTTTAAAGTGACCGCAAATGTTGGTTTGCAATATTTAGGTTCGGCAGAGAATGAACTTACCAATCCTTATTACGGTGACAGTGCAGGCAAGGGACAGATTGTAAAATATCAGACTAACTACCTGAATTTCACAGCTAACCAGATACTTTCCTGGGGGCAGAGTTTTGACAAACACAATTTTGATGCTTTCGTAGCTCACGAGTCAACATCCAGTAAGAAATCTGTTGCTTATGGAGGTAAATCTAAAATAGTCAGACCGGATAATACAGAATGGAGTAATGGAGTAATCATGGATTATCTGGAATCATATACATATGGATATTCCATTGAAAGTTATTTCGGTCAGCTCCGTTACGACTACGACAATAAATACTTCCTTCATGGGACAGTTCGCGCAGATGGTAGTTCACGTTTTGCCAAAGGAAATAAATGGGGTATATTTGGTTCGGTAGGTGCTGCCTGGGCTATTACTAATGAAGACTTCATGAAAGATATTTCTTGGCTGAAAAATTTGAAATACAAGTTGAGCTGGGGTGTGTTGGGTAACCAGGACTTTATAACGAGCCCGGTTGTTGCCGGTTACTATCCTTATGAAGACCTTTATACGATTGATAACTTAAATGATGAATTTACATTCAGCTTTAAATTCAAAGGTAATCCCAATTTGACCTGGGAAAGAAGTACTACTATTAATACCGGTATTGAATTTAATATTGCCGATATCTTGGAAGGTGAAGTAGAATACTTCCACAAGAAAACAACCGATATGTTGTTTATGAAGCAGGTTGCTCCTTCTTTGGGATATGCATCTTATCCGGTAAACGATGGAGCACTGGTAAATAAAGGCGTTGAATTTTCATTGACAGCGCATTTGTTGAAAAAGAAAGATTATAAATTTGATTTCCGCGTGAATGGAGGTTACTATAAAAATGAAATGACAAAAATGCCTATTGATGAAACAACCGGCATGGAAAAGCCTATCGAAATCAGTACATATTATGGTTGGGCAAAAGGTCATTCATTGTATGACTTCTACATCCGCGAATATGCAGGCGTCGATCCGGAAACAGGTTTCGCATTATACAACCAATATTATAATGTAAAAGCTAACGGCGAAAGGGATTTGATTACTGATATGGAAACTTACAAGTCTAAGAATACAATTAATAAGCTTGAAGTAGAAAAAACCAGCGATTGGGATAAAGCTACCAAGAAGTTTGTGGATAAATCCGGTATCCCTACATTACAGGGTGGCTTTGGATTCGACTTATATGCCAAGGGAATTACCTTCAATGCAACTTTCTCTTATGGAATTGGTGGCTATGGTTACGACTATAACTATGCGGCAATAATGCATAGCGGCACGTCGGGTTCATATAACTGGCATAAAGATATTGAAAGCCGTTGGCAGAAACCGGGTGATATAACTAATGTTCCAAGTTTATCTAACGACTATGGTGGTGGTGCCGATGGCACTAACTACGCAAATGCAAGTTCTACACGTTTCTTGACAAGCCGTTCATTCCTGAACCTTGCTAACGTAAGAATAGGCTATTCGCTGCCAAAGAGTATTGTTGCCAAACTGCATCTTTCTGATTTGAACTTCTTTGTTTCAGGTGACAACTTATTGTATTGGTCGGCACGTAAGGGATATGTTTCTATGGCATCTTCAGGAAACAGTGGTAATGTGAACGATGATAACAAAAATGACTCCGGCGAATCCGGTAGAAGCCAGTATGCTCCGTTAAGTACAATTATGGGAGGTATCAAAATTCAATTCTAA